A stretch of the Eretmochelys imbricata isolate rEreImb1 chromosome 15, rEreImb1.hap1, whole genome shotgun sequence genome encodes the following:
- the RHBDD3 gene encoding rhomboid domain-containing protein 3 isoform X2 — MLPRRHRTWMRGLEGPPLASVTLMLLLGIFWLLGVCENLSLAPALLFRHFQVYRLATYCLCHTDPALLLLNVLLFPVLGWRQERHQGTLRYLHASLLSAVISAVLYLVLAGLWAPPPAAASGYTPVHLAMLGRRLVLRSRAGATGQARAVALPWLLLAFSQLLSPGCPFLLHLSGALTGLAYWSRVLSWLELSERRLEVLHDGTVCRTLAGSRFVRFILCPRGGILPTSHVASTRGRSPGLSAPSAQQCFSGGLSDQSLAMAPASPWAAERPRCWQGSGMSYPSVPLAGFPDLHGGPPSWDSPSLHSGASLLGPGEVLLDEQLLLAGIQASLKDASLEAAVGGVQLSKSSVSSLRLQQLERMGFPTEQAVVALAATGRVEGAVSLLIGGQIGDKAVVTLESRPACREHLLPTEQAVPTTE, encoded by the exons ATGCTGCCCAGGAGGCACCGAACATGGATGCGGGGACTGGAGGGCCCCCCACTTGCTTCTGTTACCCTAATGCTGCTTCTTGGCATCTTTTGGCTGCTGGGGGTTTGTGAGAATCTGTCCTTAGCGCCAGCCCTGCTGTTCAGACACTTCCAAG TGTATCGCCTGGCCACCTACTGTCTGTGCCACACGGATCCCGCCCTCCTGCTCCTCAACGTGCTGCTCTTCCCTGTGCTGGGCTGGCGCCAGGAGCGGCACCAGGGCACCCTGCGCTACCTCCACGCCTCCCTGCTCAGCGCGGTGATCTCGGCTGTGCTCTACCTTgtcctggctgggctctgggcgcctccccctgctgctgccagcGGCTACACCCCGGTCCACCTGGCCATGCTGGGGCGCCGTCTGGTGctgaggagcagggctggggccacgGGGCAGGCGCGTGCGGtggccctgccctggctgctccttgcaTTCAGCCAGCTTCTCTCCCCCGGGtgccccttcctcctccacctgagTGGTGCGCTTACAGGGCTGGCCT ATTGGTCCAGGGTCTTGTCGTGGCTGGAGCTGTCGGAGAGGCGCCTGGAAGTGCTGCATGATGGGACCGTCTGCAGGACACTGGCGGGAAGCAGATTCGTCCGCTTTATCCTGTGCCCAAGAGGGGGGATCCTTCCCACAAGCCATGTGGCCAGCACCAGGGGCAG GTCTCCAGGACTCTCTGCCCCCTCAGCCCAGCAGTGTTTCTCGGGGGGCCTTTCAGACCAGTCCTTAGCCATGGCACCTgcttctccctgggctgctgaaAGACCTAGGTGCTGGCAGGGTTCTGGGATGTCATACCCGTCCGTCCCTCTGGCTGGCTTCCCAGATCTCCATGGGGGCCCTCCCTCATGGGACAGCCCCAGCCTGCACTCTGGGGCATCACTCTTGGGCCCGGGAGAGGTCCTGCTGGATGAGCAGTTGCTGCTGGCCGGGATCCAGGCCTCCCTGAAGGACGCCAGCCTGGAGGCTGCCGTGGGAGGAGTTCAGCTTTCCAAATCCTCCGTCTCCTCTCTGCG gctgcagcagctggagaggaTGGGCTTCCCCACAGAGCAGGCAGTGGTGGCCCTGGCAGCCACGGGCCGAGTGGAGGGGGCCGTCTCGCTGCTGATCGGAGGCCAGATCGGGGACAAGGCCGTGGTGACATTGGAGAGCAGGCCAGCCTGCCGTGAGCATCTGCTTCCCACAGAGCAAGCCGTACCCACCACAGAGTAA
- the RHBDD3 gene encoding rhomboid domain-containing protein 3 isoform X1 translates to MLPRRHRTWMRGLEGPPLASVTLMLLLGIFWLLGVCENLSLAPALLFRHFQVYRLATYCLCHTDPALLLLNVLLFPVLGWRQERHQGTLRYLHASLLSAVISAVLYLVLAGLWAPPPAAASGYTPVHLAMLGRRLVLRSRAGATGQARAVALPWLLLAFSQLLSPGCPFLLHLSGALTGLAYWSRVLSWLELSERRLEVLHDGTVCRTLAGSRFVRFILCPRGGILPTSHVASTRGRSPGLSAPSAQQCFSGGLSDQSLAMAPASPWAAERPRCWQGSGMSYPSVPLAGFPDLHGGPPSWDSPSLHSGASLLGPGEVLLDEQLLLAGIQASLKDASLEAAVGGVQLSKSSVSSLRMWLSSPKADSPGKQRGGLARERCLPAPIPLPGRWNLLSLPALWLALPRCWLLDLPAADMMVPCLHGIHLETTSIIPLQLLSSLGLSCHRL, encoded by the exons ATGCTGCCCAGGAGGCACCGAACATGGATGCGGGGACTGGAGGGCCCCCCACTTGCTTCTGTTACCCTAATGCTGCTTCTTGGCATCTTTTGGCTGCTGGGGGTTTGTGAGAATCTGTCCTTAGCGCCAGCCCTGCTGTTCAGACACTTCCAAG TGTATCGCCTGGCCACCTACTGTCTGTGCCACACGGATCCCGCCCTCCTGCTCCTCAACGTGCTGCTCTTCCCTGTGCTGGGCTGGCGCCAGGAGCGGCACCAGGGCACCCTGCGCTACCTCCACGCCTCCCTGCTCAGCGCGGTGATCTCGGCTGTGCTCTACCTTgtcctggctgggctctgggcgcctccccctgctgctgccagcGGCTACACCCCGGTCCACCTGGCCATGCTGGGGCGCCGTCTGGTGctgaggagcagggctggggccacgGGGCAGGCGCGTGCGGtggccctgccctggctgctccttgcaTTCAGCCAGCTTCTCTCCCCCGGGtgccccttcctcctccacctgagTGGTGCGCTTACAGGGCTGGCCT ATTGGTCCAGGGTCTTGTCGTGGCTGGAGCTGTCGGAGAGGCGCCTGGAAGTGCTGCATGATGGGACCGTCTGCAGGACACTGGCGGGAAGCAGATTCGTCCGCTTTATCCTGTGCCCAAGAGGGGGGATCCTTCCCACAAGCCATGTGGCCAGCACCAGGGGCAG GTCTCCAGGACTCTCTGCCCCCTCAGCCCAGCAGTGTTTCTCGGGGGGCCTTTCAGACCAGTCCTTAGCCATGGCACCTgcttctccctgggctgctgaaAGACCTAGGTGCTGGCAGGGTTCTGGGATGTCATACCCGTCCGTCCCTCTGGCTGGCTTCCCAGATCTCCATGGGGGCCCTCCCTCATGGGACAGCCCCAGCCTGCACTCTGGGGCATCACTCTTGGGCCCGGGAGAGGTCCTGCTGGATGAGCAGTTGCTGCTGGCCGGGATCCAGGCCTCCCTGAAGGACGCCAGCCTGGAGGCTGCCGTGGGAGGAGTTCAGCTTTCCAAATCCTCCGTCTCCTCTCTGCG CATGTGGCTGAGCTCCCCAAAGGCCGACTCCCCTGGAAAGCAGAGGGGAGGGCTAGCCAGGGAAAGGTGCCTGCCAGCTCCCATCCCATTGCCTGGAAGGTGGAACCTGCTTTCTCTGCCTGCCCTCTGGTTGGCTTTACCAAGGTGTTGGCTCCTGGACCTACCAGCTGCTGACATGATGGTGCCCTGCCTACATGGGATTCACCTGGAGACCACCAGCATCATCCCCCTTCAGCTGCTTTCCAGCCTTGGTCTATCTTGCCACAGGCTGTGA
- the RHBDD3 gene encoding rhomboid domain-containing protein 3 isoform X3, with product MLPRRHRTWMRGLEGPPLASVTLMLLLGIFWLLGVCENLSLAPALLFRHFQVYRLATYCLCHTDPALLLLNVLLFPVLGWRQERHQGTLRYLHASLLSAVISAVLYLVLAGLWAPPPAAASGYTPVHLAMLGRRLVLRSRAGATGQARAVALPWLLLAFSQLLSPGCPFLLHLSGALTGLAYWSRVLSWLELSERRLEVLHDGTVCRTLAGSRFVRFILCPRGGILPTSHVASTRGRSPGLSAPSAQQCFSGGLSDQSLAMAPASPWAAERPRCWQGSGMSYPSVPLAGFPDLHGGPPSWDSPSLHSGASLLGPGEVLLDEQLLLAGIQASLKDASLEAAVGGVQLSKSSVSSLRFCIPRIILVALLYTCSSSNSSFLNMGDQNCTQYSR from the exons ATGCTGCCCAGGAGGCACCGAACATGGATGCGGGGACTGGAGGGCCCCCCACTTGCTTCTGTTACCCTAATGCTGCTTCTTGGCATCTTTTGGCTGCTGGGGGTTTGTGAGAATCTGTCCTTAGCGCCAGCCCTGCTGTTCAGACACTTCCAAG TGTATCGCCTGGCCACCTACTGTCTGTGCCACACGGATCCCGCCCTCCTGCTCCTCAACGTGCTGCTCTTCCCTGTGCTGGGCTGGCGCCAGGAGCGGCACCAGGGCACCCTGCGCTACCTCCACGCCTCCCTGCTCAGCGCGGTGATCTCGGCTGTGCTCTACCTTgtcctggctgggctctgggcgcctccccctgctgctgccagcGGCTACACCCCGGTCCACCTGGCCATGCTGGGGCGCCGTCTGGTGctgaggagcagggctggggccacgGGGCAGGCGCGTGCGGtggccctgccctggctgctccttgcaTTCAGCCAGCTTCTCTCCCCCGGGtgccccttcctcctccacctgagTGGTGCGCTTACAGGGCTGGCCT ATTGGTCCAGGGTCTTGTCGTGGCTGGAGCTGTCGGAGAGGCGCCTGGAAGTGCTGCATGATGGGACCGTCTGCAGGACACTGGCGGGAAGCAGATTCGTCCGCTTTATCCTGTGCCCAAGAGGGGGGATCCTTCCCACAAGCCATGTGGCCAGCACCAGGGGCAG GTCTCCAGGACTCTCTGCCCCCTCAGCCCAGCAGTGTTTCTCGGGGGGCCTTTCAGACCAGTCCTTAGCCATGGCACCTgcttctccctgggctgctgaaAGACCTAGGTGCTGGCAGGGTTCTGGGATGTCATACCCGTCCGTCCCTCTGGCTGGCTTCCCAGATCTCCATGGGGGCCCTCCCTCATGGGACAGCCCCAGCCTGCACTCTGGGGCATCACTCTTGGGCCCGGGAGAGGTCCTGCTGGATGAGCAGTTGCTGCTGGCCGGGATCCAGGCCTCCCTGAAGGACGCCAGCCTGGAGGCTGCCGTGGGAGGAGTTCAGCTTTCCAAATCCTCCGTCTCCTCTCTGCG gttttgcattcctcggatcatcctggtagcccttctctatacctgttccagttcgaattcatctttcttaaacatgggagaccagaactgcacacagtattccagatga